CCGAGACGACGACCTGCCCTGCGACCTTCGCCCATCCGCCCAGACCCAAGGAGCGCTGGTTCGAGATCTTCATGAAATCGTCGATGAAGCCGACAGCGCCCATGCCCACCATGAGCAGCAGGATGAGCAGCGCGGGCAGCGTCGGGGCGTCCTGGCCGAGGAGCTTGCCGCCGAAGTAGCCCAGCAGCGTCGCGACGATGAAGATGAGGCCGCCCATCGTGGGCGTGCCGCGCTTGACGTGGTGCGACTGCGGGCCGTCGTCGCGGATGAACTGGCCCCAGCCGATGCGCGCGAATCCCTTGATGAACAGCGGCGTCGCGAACAGCGAGATGAGCAGGGCGATGCCTGCGGATGCCAGCAGCACGAGCATCAGAGGCCCCCGATCCGCTCAGCGAGGGCCTGGAGGCCCGCCGCGTTGGAAGACTTGAAGAGTACGACGTCACCGGCGGTGAGCTCGCGGCGCAGCAGCGCCTCCGCCTCGTCGGCGGTCGCGACCCAGGTCGTCTCCTGCCCGAACGAGGACTCGAGCTCTGCCGCGTCGTGGATGGCCTTGGCGCCAGCGCCGACGACGATCAGCCGGTCGATCCGCACCCGCACGGCGAGCCGACCGAGGCGGTCGTGCTCCTCGACCGCGTGCGGGCCGAGCTCGGTCATCTCGCCCAGCACGGCGATCGAGCGGCGGCCGGCCTGGCGCGTCATGTGCGCGAGCGAGCGCAGCGCAGCGCCGGTGGAGTCGGGGCTGGCGTTGTAGGCGTCGTTGATCACGGTCACGCCGCTGCCCGGCTCGAGCAGCTCCATGCGGCCTCGCTCGGCGCGCTCCATCGTGGCGAGCGCCTCGATCGCTCCTGCGAGCCCGATCTCGAGCACGTCGGCGACCGTGAGCGCGGCGAGCGCGTTCATGACGTGGTGCTCGCCGAGGATGCGCATGCGCAGCTGCCAGGACTCCTCGCCGCGGTGCACGGTCGCGACCGTGCCATCGAGCGTCGAGTCGATCCCATCGGCCCACAGCCGCGTCGGTGCCTCTGCGGGCCCGGGCTCGGTGCCGAACCAGGCGACCGTCGCATCGGTCGCGTCGGCCATGCCGCGCACCCGCTCGTCATCGCGGTTGAGCACCGCGAGGCCGTCGGCACGCAGGTCGCGCACCATCTCGGTCTTCGCGCGCGTCGTGGTCTCGATGCCGCCGAACTCGCCGGCGTGGGCGAGCCCGACCTTGAGCACCACGCCGACATCGGGGTGCGACATCGCCGTCAGGCGCTCGATGTCGCCCTCGACGCTCGCGCCCATCTCGAGCACGAGGTACCGGGTCGCCGCATCGATGCGGAGCATCGTCATCGGCGCGCCGACCTCGTTGTTGAACGACTTCACCGGCGTGACGGTGGGGCCGTGCTGCTCGAGGATCGCCTGCAGCATGTTCTTCGTGGTGGTCTTGCCGTTCGAGCCGGTGACGCCGACGACGGTCAGCTCCCCCGTCTCACGCACGCGGCGGATGACCTCCGTGGCGAGCGCGCCGAGCGCGACGACGCCCTTCGCGACCAGCACGTGTGGCACATGCCGATCCCCGCTGACCTCCACGGGGCGCTCCGCCACGATGAGCGCGGCTCCCGCGGCGATCGCGGCGTCGATGAAGCGGTGGCCGTCGGTGGCCTCGCCGGGCATCGCGAAGAAGACGCCGCCGGGCTCGACGAGGCGTGAATCCGTCTCGACCGATCCCGTCACCTCGACGTCGCCGCCGTGCAGCGTGCCTGCCACGGCCTCGGCGATCTCGCTCGCTCGCATCCGCAGCATCAGCGCTTGTCTCCGTCGCGGCGCCTGTCGCCGTCGCGTCGCTTGTCGCCATCGCGGCGCGTGTCGGCATCGACCGGCCAGCCTGCCTCGTGGAGCGCGAGCCTTGCCTCGTCGCGCGCCACGAAGGGCTCTCGCTCGCCCGCGACGTCCCGGTAGTCGGCGTCGCCCGGTCCCGCCCACAGCACGGTGTCGCCGGGTGCCGCGTGCTCGAGCGCGAGCCGGATGGCTGCCTCCTCCGGCCACGACTCGAGCACCGGCTTGCCACCGGCGACGGCGCGCGCGCCCTCGAGCACCTGCGCGCGGATGCTCGCGGCATCCTCGCTGCGCGGGTTGAAGTCGGTGACGATCACGATGTCGGCGAGCTCTGCTGCGATGCGGCCCATGTCGGCCCGCTTCGTCGCGTCGCGGTCACCGTCGGCGCCGAACAGCATGAGCAGCCTGCCCTCGGTGACGCGCCGCAGGGCGATGAGCGTCTGCTCGAAGGCGTCGGGGCTGTGGCCGTAGTCGACGAAGACCGCAGGCCCCGTCTCGCCCGAGACGCGCTCGATCCGGCCCGGCAGCGTCGGGCGCATGCCGCGGTCGATGGACTCGGCGATCGCCTCGATCTCGAACCCGTCCTCGACGAGCATGAGGATGGCGATGGCGGCATCGACGGCCATGTGGCGGCCGATGAACGGCACCTGCACCTCGACGGCGCCGCCGTCCATGCCGGTGAGCGTGAACGAGGTGGAGACGGGTGTCTCCTCCCAGATGTCGACGTGCCAGTCGGCCTGCCGCTGCGGGTCGCTCGAGACGGTGGTGACGGGGATGCGGCTGCGCTCGGCGACCTTGACGCCCCACTCGGTGTCGACGCACACCACACCGCGCACGGCGCGGTCGGGCGTGAACAGCTCGAGCTTGACCTCGAAGTACGCCTCCATCGAGCCGTAGTCGTCGAGGTGGTCGTGACTGAGGTTCGTGAAGGCGACGACATCGAAGAGCACGCCGTCGATGCGGTGGCGCTCGAGCGCCTGCGCGCTCACCTCGAGCACGGCGGCCCGCACGCCCGCCTCCTTCATGCGCGCCAGCAGCGCGTGGAGCTCGCTCGCCTCCGGCGTCGTGAGCTTGGAGGTGACGACCGTGTCGCCCACGTGTCGCTCCGCCGTCGTGGACAGCCCGGTGACGAAGCCGAGGTCGGCGAGCAGCCCCTCGAGCATGAACGACGTGGAGGTCTTGCCGTTGGTGCCGGTGATGCCGAACAGCTTCGGCGGCTGCTCGCCGGTGCGATAGACCCACGCGGCGATCTCGCCGAGCGCCGCGCGCGGGTCGTCGATCACGATCACCGGGGCGTCGGTCTGCAGCAGCGCCGCGCCCGCCGCGTCCGTCACGACCGCCACCGCGCCGCGCTCGACGGCGCCGACGGCGAACTCCGCACCGTGGCGCTTGGCACCCGGCAGTGCGGCGAACAGATCGCCTGGCTGCACGTCGGAGGAGTCGTTGGTGATGCCGGAGACCTCGACGCCGTCGAGCTCGGCGTCGACGTCGAGCTCGAACTCGTCGATCAGTCCGGCGAGGGGCCGCGGTGCGGGGTGCTCCGGTCGCAGGATCCTCGGGGTCACGCCCGCCACGGACATCCTCTCGTCAATGTGTCAGCCGGCGCGGTGTCGCAGCCGGCGAAGCCTCAGGGCCCGTCCGCCGTCCACTCCAGCGGAACGTCTGACGCTGGCGTCGTGCTCGGAGGGATGTCGTAGTGGCGGATCAGAAGGTTCACCATATCGTGGAAGGCCGGGATGGCCCCACCGCTGGTCCGGTTCGTCTGCGGGCTGTCGAACAGGGTCAGCACCACGAACTGCGGGTCGTCGACGGGGAAGACGCCGGCGACCGAGATCATCATGCGATTCGGGTCGTAGCCGCTCCCGTCGGCGTAGGCCATCTGGGCCGTGCCGGTCTTCGCCGCGATGCGGTAGCCCTCGATCGGGAACGTCTCGTAGCCGTAGTCGGTGACCACGTGCTCGAGCGTCTCGAGCGTCCGGTTCGCCGTCTGCTCGCTGACGACGCGCTGCCCCTCCGGCAGCTCGGGCGAGGTCACCTCGCCGTCGGCGGAGGTGCATCCGGAGATCAGCTGCACCGGCTCGTGCACGCCGCCGTTCGCCATCGCCTGGTAGGCGGACGCGAGCTGCATCGGCGTGGCGGAGAGACCCTGCCCGAACAGGCTCGTGAGACTCGTCTGCGGATCGAGGTTCGTCGGGTCGTGGAGCACGCCCGCCTGCTCGCCTGCGAACCCGACGGCGCTCTGCTCGCCGAAGCCGAACCGATCGAGGTAGTCGTAGTAGTCGACGCGATCCATCCCCTCCGCCAGGCTCGACATGCCCGAGTTGGAGGAGTTCACGAGGATGCCGGAGGCGGTCCACTGCTCGACCGGATGCGAGTGGGCGTCGCGGACTCGCGCACCGCCCTGCTCGTACACCCAGGGAACGCTCAGCTCCTGTGTGGGCTCGATGAGCCCGAGGTCGAGCATCGCCGCCCAGGAGAAGGTCTTGAAGATCGAGCCGGGCTCGTAGGCCGCCGTGAAGGCGCGCGAGCCGCGATCCTGGCTGTCGGATGCCGTGGGGTCGTTGGGGTCGACGGTGGGCGATTCTGCGATGGCCACGACGGTGCCGTCGGTGCGCATGATGATGCTCGTGCCGCTGCGCGCCCGCAGCTGCGCGGTGTACTGCGCGGTGAGCTGCTGCACCTGGTACTGCACGTCGGCGTCGATCGTGAGCCCGACGGTGCCGCCGTCGACTGCCGGGTCAGTGACGACGGAGCCGGGGATGGGCGTGCCGTCGGCGGATCGGTCGAAGGTCGTCTCGCCGGACTCGGCCGCCAGACACTCCTCCTGGCTCCGCTCGATGCCGGCCAAGGCCTCGGACTGGCCCATGAAGCCGACAAGGTTGCCGGCGACCGAACCGGAGGGGTAGACCCGCTGCGGGTTGAGCCGCAGGTAGACCCACGGGATGCCGAGATCGCGCACCGCCTCATACTGCCGGGCGTCGAGACCGGGCGAGAGCATCATGTAGTCGGACTCGGCGTTGCGCTCGAGCTCTGCGTAGATGCGCGCCTGCAGGTCGTGCGGATCGTCGCCGGTGATCGCGCTGATCTGCACGAGCGCGTCACGAACGCTGAGCGCATCGTCCTCGGCCTCGACGCCGGGGTCGCGCGTGTACTGGGGCGAGATCGTGAGATCCCAGCGGTCGACGCTCTCGGCGAGCACCGTGCCGGTCGAGTCGGTGATCTGGCCGCGCGTGCCGAAGAGCGTCTGCGAGACGCCACGGCGCCCATCCGCCTCTGCGTTGAGGGCCTCGGCCCGCACCACCTGGATGTCGGCGAGCCGCACCACGAAGGTCGCCAGCAGGGCGAAGGTCAGGATCGCAACGATCGTCGTGCGCACTGCGGTGCGGGACCGCCTCCGCTTGACTGCCACGGTCACCTCCGCCTCCCTCTCGCGCGATCGCGAGCCTTCTCGTGTCGGACCTTCACCGCCGGAGCGGTCGCATGCACGGTAGCGGCGGCCCAGCGCTCAGCTGCGTCGCCACGCCCTCACTCGGCCGCAGTCGCCGGCAGCAGCGTGCCGGGCGCGGTCTCGTCGGTCGTCGGGGCGACGCCGGCAGCCGCGGCGGCGGCCGCTGCAGCATCGGCCGCCTCGGCGTCGGCCGCGTCAGCTCCCGAGCCCACCTGGGGCGCCGTCTCGCCCGCTGCCAGCAGCATGCCGGGGTAGGGCTGGACCGCGGCCTCTGCCACGTCGTGCACCACGGCGGCCGTCTGCGGCTGCGTGTTGAGCAGCGCGTTCGGCACGTACATGCCGAACTGGTCGAGCGCCGGCACCTGCATGTGCAGTGCGTCGGGCCCGCCAGCGGTCGCCTCGCCGGAGAGGGTGAGGAACTGCGAGGGCTGCCCGGCGAGCATGCCCAGCTCGTCGGCGGCGATCGAGACGTGCTGCGGCGACGAGAGCACCGCGACATCCTCGGCGAGCGCCTGCTCGCTGCGCGCGAGCGCGCTCGACTCGCCCTGCAGCGCGCTGAGCGTGTAGGCGCCCTCGCTGATCACGACCGAGAGGCCGAGCTGCGCCACCACGATGCCGGCGAGGCCGGCGAGCGCCAGCACGCCGTGCACCAGGCGCGGCGCGCGGCGCACGCTGGGCGCGGGCAGCGCTCTGAGATGCCGATCACGGCTGGGTGCGTGGTCGCGCTGCGGAGCGCGCTCCACGGACTCCATGTGCATGCGGGCGACGGCGGCGTCGGTCATGACTGCTCCCCACTGGACTGCGTGGCACGGATCGATCGGGCACTGCTGTAGACGACGGGTCGGATGCGCTCGGCCGCGCGCAGACGCACGGGCGTGGAGCGCGGGTTGACGGCGCGCTCCGCCTCGTCGGCGCGCTCGGCGCCGCGCACGAGCAGCCGCAGGTGCGGCGCGTGCTCAGGCAGCTCGACAGGCAGGTCGCGCGGGGTCGTCGAGCTGGCGGCCGCCTGCAGGGCACGCTTGACGATGCGGTCCTCGAGCGACTGGTAGGCGAGCACGACGATGCGACCGCCGAGTGCGAGCGCGTCGATCGCGGCGGGCATCGTGCGCTCGAGGATCGCGAGCTCCTGGTTGACCTCGATGCGCAGCGCCTGGAACACGCGCTTGGCCGGGTGCCCCTGGTTGGCGAGGGCGCGAGGCGTTGCGAGCTGCAGGATGTCGACGAGCTGCGCGGAGGTCGCGATGGGTGCCTCGGCACGCGCGGCGACGATCGCGCGGGCGTAGCGGTCGGCGAGCTTCTCGTCGCCGTACACGCGGAACAGCCGTGCGAGCTCGCGGTCGCTGCGCTCGGCGAGGATCGTGGCTGCGGTCACGTCGCCCGCCTGGCCCATGCGCATGTCCAGCGGGGCGTCCTTCGCGTAGGCGAAGCCGCGGTCGGCCGCGTCGAGCTGCAGGCTCGAGACGCCGAGGTCGAGCAGGATGCCGTCGGCGGCATCGACGCCGGCCGCCTCGACGGCGAGATCGATGCGGTCGTAGGTCGTCTGCACGGGGAGGAAGCGCTCGCCGAAGGGGGCGAGTCGCTCCCCCGCGATCCGGATCGCGTCGGGGTCGCGGTCGATGCCCGCGACCACGAGCGTCGGGTGCGCGGCGAGCATGGCCTCGGTGTGGCCGCCCATGCCGAGCGTGCCGTCGACGACGAGCGGCGTGCGGCCGGCGGCAGCAGCCGCCTCGATCGCGGGGGCGAGCAGCTCGAGGGTGCGGTCGAGCATGACCGGGGTGTGCAGAGCGGATGCGTCCATAGGGTTCCCGTGTCCGTCTCGGCTCCTGATCCCCATCCGCGCGACGCGACACCGGGGAAGGTGTGTCGCGGCGCCCAGCTGAGGGTCACGAGCCGAGTCAGAAGATGCCGGGGATCACCTCCTCCGTCGTGCTCGCGAAGTCGGCCTCCTTGGCCGCGTAGTACTCGTTCCAGGCCTCGGTGTCCCAGATCTCGGCGCGGGTGCCGGCGCCGATGACGGTGAGCTCGCGACCAAGCCCCGCGTAGTCGCGCAGGTTCGCGGGGATGGTGACCCGGTGCTGGCTGTCGGGCTGCTCGCTCGAGGCGCCGGAGAGGAAGAGCCGCAGGAAGTCGCGCGCGCCGGCCGAGGTCAGCGGCGCCTGCCGGATCTGCTCGTGCACCTGCTCGAACTCGCGCACCGAGAAGACGTAGATGCAGCGCTCCTGGCCACGGGTGAGGACGAGGCCGCCCTCGAGCTCCTGCCGAAAGCGGGCGGGAAGGATGACGCGGCCCTTGTCGTCGAGCTTGGGCGTATGGGTGCCGAGGAACACGTCGCCCCCTCTCGTCCGGCCTGCGAGATCCACCGACGTCTGCCGATTTCCTCCACAGTACTCCACTTCCAGCCACAGACACTGAGAATCGGCCAAGCATTGCGGCGTGTCCCCAATGTTTCCTAACGCAATCACGGTGGAGGGATTTGGAGCGAGTATGCGGGAGCCAGGGCTCGTGAAGGCGCGGGATTGCCGCTGCGGGATGCGTCAGGGCATGAGAAAGGGCCGACTCGGAGGAGTCGGCCCTGGGTGTGCGGAGGGTGGAGGCGGGTGGAGGGGGTGGGTGGCGAAGGTGGATGGCGAGGTGTCGCTACGCGTGCAGGCGGAGCTGACGCTCGGTGCGGCGAGGTCTCGTGACGTGTGCGGCCTGCGGCCGCGCACTCCTCGACCTTGAGCCCTGCGCGATCACCCGGTGGGTGAGCACTCCGGGCTCAACGCTGGTTGCGGTCGTCCCACTCCTGCGAGAGGCGGTCCATGAGGCTCGGACCCTGCTTCGCCGTCGCGGGGCCGGCGCCGGCCTCGCGCTTGGCGGCAGCCTCGTCGCCCGTGGCTGGGCGCGAGGCAGAGAGCGCCCATAGCGCGCCGACCACGGCGACCGCGAATCCCACGACCCCGATGACGGCGATCTTGAGGCTCACCGCGACCACGATGAGCACCAGGCCGATGACGACGCCGAGCAGCCCGACGGCAACCTTGGTGTAGTTGACCGTGCGCGGGCCGGCCGACGTGTTGACGATGTCAGCCTCGTGCTTGTAGAGATTGCGCTCCATCTCGTCGAGCAGTCGCTGCTCGTTCTCTGAGAGGCCCATGTCGCACCCCTTTCGCTCAACCGGTGCGGAACGACAGTCTACGTGCTCCGGCTGTCAATAGCATGTGTCTTGTGTCAGCACAGCAGCGTTTCGCCCGGGCCGTCGAGGCCTCGATCCAGGAGTATCTCGACGAGCGAGAGCAGTCGCTGGTCGAGATCGCCGAGGACGCGACCGGCCTGCTGCAGCTCGTGCGTCGGATGGTCTCCGGCGGCAAGCGCGTGCGCAGCGCCTTCGTGCTCTGGGGCTGGCACGCGGTGACGGCCGCCGGACCCGACGCATCCCGCACCGCAGGCACCGAGGAGGACCCCGCGTGGGCCGACGTCGTCGGCGTCGCGACGGCGATGGAGCTCTTCCACGCCGCGGCGCTCGTGCACGACGACATCATCGATCAGTCCGACACCCGCAGGGGTCAGCCGTCGATGCACCGGGCACTCGAGGCCATGCATCGGGACGGCGAATGGGTCGGCCTGGCGGGCCAGTGGGGCGAGCACGCCGCCGTGCTGGTCGGCGACCTGCTGCTCAACTGGGCTGACGACCGGATGCTGCGCGCTTGCCGCGGGGCGGCGCACGGTGATGCCGTGCACGATGCCTACCGCCGCATGCGCGAGGAGGTCACCTTCGGGCAGTACCTCGACGTGCTCGAGGAGGCCGCCTGGATCAGGCAGGAGCCGGCAGTGCTGCTCGATCGAGCGCACACGGTCGCGATCTACAAGTCGGCGAAGTACTCGGTCGAGGCGCCGCTGACGCTCGGGGCGCTGCTCGCAGGCGGCTCGGAGTCGCAGCTCGACGCGCTTGCCGGCTACGGCCTGCCGGTGGGCATCGCCTTCCAGATGCGCGACGACCTGCTGGGCGTCTTCGGCGACCCGGAGGTGACGGGCAAGCCGGCGGGCGACGACCTCCGGGAGGGCAAGCGCACCGTGCTGATCGAGATCGCGCGCCAACGACTCTCCTCCGGGGTGCGCACCATGCTCGACGAGCTGCTGGGCGACCGCGAGCTCGACGAGAGGCAGATCGCCATCCTGCAGGACGCCATCCAGCGCTCGGAGGCGCCGCAGCGCCTCGAGGCGCTCATCGACCGCGCGGTCGGCGAGGCGCTCGAGTCGCTGCACGACGGCGAGCTGTCGCGCTCTGCGGTGCTGGAGCTCGAGCGGCTGGCGGACACGGTGGCGAAGCGGGATCGCTGACCACCTGCTGTAGGTCGAGGAGGTCGCGGGCGAAGCCCGCTGCCGTCACGAGACCGAGGCTCAGCCCTGCGTCTGGGCGACTCGGCGCACCTCGGCCTTGCGGTTCTGGCGCAGCGCCTCCATGGGGGTGGTGCCGAGCGCGTCGTCCTCGTTGATCAGCCAGTCGATCGCCTCGTCCTCGGTGAGGCCCAGGTCGAGCAGCACCATGAGCGTGCCGCGCACCTCCGACATCGGCTGGCCGTCGCGCACGCAGACGGCGGGCACCTGCACGGGCCCATTCCTGCGGGTCGCAGGCAGGTGGTGATCCTGGATCAGCCGGTGGATGCGTCCGACGGGCTCCCCGAGGAGGTCGACCAGGTCGGGCACGGTGAGCCACGCGGGGCTCTCGGTCGCTGCGTCGTGCTGCGCGGACTCTGGCTGCAGGGGATCATGCGTCACGCATCCATCATGCCCGACTCTCGCGCTGACGACCCCAGGACCGGCACCCAAGTGCTCCACCGGGCGGCGTGGAGCACCGCGAATCCCCCGCGCAGCGCCTATTCTCGCTCCGTGCCTGTCGACTCCCGCGATCCCGTCATCGGACGGACCATCGACCGTCGATACGAGGTCGGCGAGCGCATCGCGCGCGGCGGGATGGCGAGCGTCTACGAAGGCATCGACCTGCGGCTCGACCGCAAGGTCGCCGTCAAGGTCATGCACCCGCACCTGGGCGACGACCCCGAGTTCCGCGAGCGCTTCATCCAGGAGGCGAAGGCCGCCGCCCGCCTCGCGCACCCGAACGTCGTCAACACCTACGACCAGGGCGAGGACGGCGATCTCGCCTGGCTCGTGATGGAGCTCGTGCCCTCCATCACCCTGCGCGACCTGCTGACCGATCGCGGCCGCATCACGCCGGAGCAGTCGCTCGACGTGCTCGAGGCGGTGCTCGCCGGGCTCGCGGCAGCGCATCGCGCCGGCATCGTGCACCGCGACCTCAAGCCCGAGAACATCCTGCTGGCGCACGACGGCCGCATCAAGATCGGCGACTTCGGGCTCGCGCGCGCCGCGACGGCGAACACCGCGACCGGCAAGGCGCTGCTGGGCACGATCGCCTACCTCTCCCCCGAGCTCGTCACACGCGGCGTCGCCGATGCCCGCAGCGACATCTACGCCGTCGGCATCATGCTCTTCGAGATGCTCACCGGCACGCAGCCCTTCACGGGCGACGAACCGATGCAGATCGCGTTCCAGCACGCGAACGACGACGTTCCGCTGCCCTCGAGCACGGCATCCGGCATCCCGGACGCGCTCGACTCGCTCGTGCACTGGGCGACGCAGCGCGACCCCAACCTGCGGCCGACGGATGCCGGCGAGATGCTCACCGAGCTGCACGCCGTCCGGGAGCGCGGCATCGATGCACCGACGACCGTGCTGCCGTTCCTCACCGAGGACGACCGCTCCACCACGGTCATCGAGCGGCCCAAGAAGCAGCGCCGCCCGATCGTCTCCGAGCCAGAGGTCGTGCAGGACACCGGCGACGGTGCCGCGACCACCGCGCTCTCGCGCCGTGTCACGGTGCGGCGCAGGCGCGGCATCCTCTGGCTCGCGCTCGTGCTCCTCGGCGCGCTGCTCGCGGTGGGCGTCGGCTGGTGGTTCAACCTCGGGCCCGGCGGCCGCGCGAGCGTGCCCGACGTTGCAGGCCAGGAGGAGGCGGCGGCCGTCGCGCTGCTGGCAGACCACGGCCTCGAGATCTCCGGCACGGTCACCGAGTCGAACTATGACACCCCGATGGGGCAGGCGCTGCGCACCGACCCGCCCGCGGGCACCGAGCTCGGCAACGGCGATGCCGTGCAGCTGGTGCTCTCCTCCGGCCGCCTGGATCTGCCGCTGCCCGAGCTCGAGGGCCGCACGGCGGATGAGGCGCGGGCGGCGATCGAGGACGCGGGGTTCACGGTCTCCGAGAGCGAGCCCGACCGAGTGTTCGACGCCGACCGGCCTGCTGACAGCGTGATCGCCGGCCTCCTTGAGGACGGCACCCGCATCAGCGAGCTCGAGACGCTCGAGGAGCGCTCCCCCATCGCGCTGCGGGTCTCGCTCGGCCCGGTGCCCGCGGAAGCGGGCCAGGTGGCCGACGAGGCGCGCGCCGCCCTCGAGCAGGCCGATCTCGAGGTCGACTTCTCCGTCGAGGAGCACTCGGCAGAGGTCGAGCAGGGCAGGCTCATCTCACTCACCTATCCCACCGACCGCTACCTGCGGCCTGGCGACACCGTGACCGGGATCGTCTCGATGGGCCCCGTCATGGTCGATGTGCCGGATGTCGTCGGCCGCCCGATCGACGAGGCGCTGGCGACGCTGCGCGAGGCCGGGCTCGAGCCCGACCTGCAGACGAACATCCCCGAGGCGCTGTGGGGCTCGGGCATCGCGAACATCCTGTCGCAGAGCGTCGAGGCCGGCACCTCCGTCGAAGAGGGCACGTCCGTCGTGATCGACGCGACCTTCTAGCGGCAAGGGCCGGAGCCGATCCGCCCCACGTCCTGCCTACGGGCGAGGCGCGGCGCGCAGCTCCTCGGCGACGAGGAAGGCGAGCTCGAGCGACTGCATGTGGTTCAGGCGCGGATCGCAGAGCGACTCGTAGCGGGTCTCGAGGGCGACCTCGTCGATCTCCTCCGAGCCGCCGAGGCACTCCGTCACGTCGTCGCCGGTGAGCTCGACGTGGATGCCGCCCGCGAAGGTGCCGACCGCACGGTGCGCCTCGAAGAAGCCGCGCACCTCGTCGACCACGTCGTCGAAGCGACGCGACTTGTAGCCGTTCTTCGTCGTGATGCCGTTGCCGTGCATGGGGTCGGTCACCCACAGCGGCGTCGACTCGAGCGACTTGGACGCCTCGAGCAGGCCCGGCAGCACGTCGCGGATGCGGCCTGCGCCCATGCGGGTGATGAAGGTCAGCCTGCCCGGCTCGCGCTCGGGGTCGAGCTTGTCGATCAGCGCCTCCATGTCGGCGGGCGTCGTCGAAGGGCCGAGCTTCACGCCGATCGGGTTGCGCACCCGCGAGAAGAAGTCGACGTGCGCGCCCTCGAGCTCACGCGTGCGCTCGCCGATCCACTGGAAGTGGCTGGAGGTGTTGTAGGCGAGGCCGGTGCGGGAGTCGATGCGGGTCATGGGCCGCTCGTAGTCCAGCAGCAGGCCCTCGTGGCCGGTGAAGAACTCGACGCCCTTGAGCTCGTCGAAGTTCGCGCCGGCCGCCTCCATGAAGCG
The window above is part of the Agrococcus sp. ARC_14 genome. Proteins encoded here:
- the murF gene encoding UDP-N-acetylmuramoyl-tripeptide--D-alanyl-D-alanine ligase; translated protein: MLRMRASEIAEAVAGTLHGGDVEVTGSVETDSRLVEPGGVFFAMPGEATDGHRFIDAAIAAGAALIVAERPVEVSGDRHVPHVLVAKGVVALGALATEVIRRVRETGELTVVGVTGSNGKTTTKNMLQAILEQHGPTVTPVKSFNNEVGAPMTMLRIDAATRYLVLEMGASVEGDIERLTAMSHPDVGVVLKVGLAHAGEFGGIETTTRAKTEMVRDLRADGLAVLNRDDERVRGMADATDATVAWFGTEPGPAEAPTRLWADGIDSTLDGTVATVHRGEESWQLRMRILGEHHVMNALAALTVADVLEIGLAGAIEALATMERAERGRMELLEPGSGVTVINDAYNASPDSTGAALRSLAHMTRQAGRRSIAVLGEMTELGPHAVEEHDRLGRLAVRVRIDRLIVVGAGAKAIHDAAELESSFGQETTWVATADEAEALLRRELTAGDVVLFKSSNAAGLQALAERIGGL
- a CDS encoding UDP-N-acetylmuramoyl-L-alanyl-D-glutamate--2,6-diaminopimelate ligase, whose amino-acid sequence is MAGVTPRILRPEHPAPRPLAGLIDEFELDVDAELDGVEVSGITNDSSDVQPGDLFAALPGAKRHGAEFAVGAVERGAVAVVTDAAGAALLQTDAPVIVIDDPRAALGEIAAWVYRTGEQPPKLFGITGTNGKTSTSFMLEGLLADLGFVTGLSTTAERHVGDTVVTSKLTTPEASELHALLARMKEAGVRAAVLEVSAQALERHRIDGVLFDVVAFTNLSHDHLDDYGSMEAYFEVKLELFTPDRAVRGVVCVDTEWGVKVAERSRIPVTTVSSDPQRQADWHVDIWEETPVSTSFTLTGMDGGAVEVQVPFIGRHMAVDAAIAILMLVEDGFEIEAIAESIDRGMRPTLPGRIERVSGETGPAVFVDYGHSPDAFEQTLIALRRVTEGRLLMLFGADGDRDATKRADMGRIAAELADIVIVTDFNPRSEDAASIRAQVLEGARAVAGGKPVLESWPEEAAIRLALEHAAPGDTVLWAGPGDADYRDVAGEREPFVARDEARLALHEAGWPVDADTRRDGDKRRDGDRRRDGDKR
- a CDS encoding penicillin-binding protein 2, with translation MTVAVKRRRSRTAVRTTIVAILTFALLATFVVRLADIQVVRAEALNAEADGRRGVSQTLFGTRGQITDSTGTVLAESVDRWDLTISPQYTRDPGVEAEDDALSVRDALVQISAITGDDPHDLQARIYAELERNAESDYMMLSPGLDARQYEAVRDLGIPWVYLRLNPQRVYPSGSVAGNLVGFMGQSEALAGIERSQEECLAAESGETTFDRSADGTPIPGSVVTDPAVDGGTVGLTIDADVQYQVQQLTAQYTAQLRARSGTSIIMRTDGTVVAIAESPTVDPNDPTASDSQDRGSRAFTAAYEPGSIFKTFSWAAMLDLGLIEPTQELSVPWVYEQGGARVRDAHSHPVEQWTASGILVNSSNSGMSSLAEGMDRVDYYDYLDRFGFGEQSAVGFAGEQAGVLHDPTNLDPQTSLTSLFGQGLSATPMQLASAYQAMANGGVHEPVQLISGCTSADGEVTSPELPEGQRVVSEQTANRTLETLEHVVTDYGYETFPIEGYRIAAKTGTAQMAYADGSGYDPNRMMISVAGVFPVDDPQFVVLTLFDSPQTNRTSGGAIPAFHDMVNLLIRHYDIPPSTTPASDVPLEWTADGP
- the rsmH gene encoding 16S rRNA (cytosine(1402)-N(4))-methyltransferase RsmH; translated protein: MDASALHTPVMLDRTLELLAPAIEAAAAAGRTPLVVDGTLGMGGHTEAMLAAHPTLVVAGIDRDPDAIRIAGERLAPFGERFLPVQTTYDRIDLAVEAAGVDAADGILLDLGVSSLQLDAADRGFAYAKDAPLDMRMGQAGDVTAATILAERSDRELARLFRVYGDEKLADRYARAIVAARAEAPIATSAQLVDILQLATPRALANQGHPAKRVFQALRIEVNQELAILERTMPAAIDALALGGRIVVLAYQSLEDRIVKRALQAAASSTTPRDLPVELPEHAPHLRLLVRGAERADEAERAVNPRSTPVRLRAAERIRPVVYSSARSIRATQSSGEQS
- the mraZ gene encoding division/cell wall cluster transcriptional repressor MraZ, with the translated sequence MFLGTHTPKLDDKGRVILPARFRQELEGGLVLTRGQERCIYVFSVREFEQVHEQIRQAPLTSAGARDFLRLFLSGASSEQPDSQHRVTIPANLRDYAGLGRELTVIGAGTRAEIWDTEAWNEYYAAKEADFASTTEEVIPGIF
- a CDS encoding DUF3040 domain-containing protein, yielding MGLSENEQRLLDEMERNLYKHEADIVNTSAGPRTVNYTKVAVGLLGVVIGLVLIVVAVSLKIAVIGVVGFAVAVVGALWALSASRPATGDEAAAKREAGAGPATAKQGPSLMDRLSQEWDDRNQR
- a CDS encoding polyprenyl synthetase family protein; translation: MSAQQRFARAVEASIQEYLDEREQSLVEIAEDATGLLQLVRRMVSGGKRVRSAFVLWGWHAVTAAGPDASRTAGTEEDPAWADVVGVATAMELFHAAALVHDDIIDQSDTRRGQPSMHRALEAMHRDGEWVGLAGQWGEHAAVLVGDLLLNWADDRMLRACRGAAHGDAVHDAYRRMREEVTFGQYLDVLEEAAWIRQEPAVLLDRAHTVAIYKSAKYSVEAPLTLGALLAGGSESQLDALAGYGLPVGIAFQMRDDLLGVFGDPEVTGKPAGDDLREGKRTVLIEIARQRLSSGVRTMLDELLGDRELDERQIAILQDAIQRSEAPQRLEALIDRAVGEALESLHDGELSRSAVLELERLADTVAKRDR